In Marasmius oreades isolate 03SP1 chromosome 3, whole genome shotgun sequence, a single window of DNA contains:
- a CDS encoding uncharacterized protein (BUSCO:EOG09263FKC), protein MKYIEIPALSRLAQSLSHEGPECSVNVRMEAYSCKNIKRDKKLFKSLEEAYSNDHHTSDSPPLAATLLEPEMTPFGPFDNHSSRKTLYLLISTLNIAFPDHEFSDVRPAQFNREESGASVLNSLSTTLVAPHRAGINAPRTYGSYPSNSPDLFPSSSTSGGGMTSMSPLSLSSMSTMPRSPFSPPPIVAGTHPNVYRLVDDVIGLEECEVYSYTPEIESDPHAVGDFDSDDEEELRDDDDEDEYGGIRISTNKNGRWDEDATFEFDDYDIDESPKGSNLNYLYSSRRPPARKHAHIHPENSASSSTTNSPDVPNNPAIPSSIRPYRSISAPQSGSKGNQLPPRDNSMANAFTTPVTMKYQSRRRSSRGALLWSSHWFFLNRKQKRILFVSVWARSRGVGRTSWDEGEEELEEGYPSHGFSGDDDNFADFDEDYSVLIVDEPTVNTVKREDIEVDGSSGIGNFEKERFVGWEGGAGAGARVIGLVQG, encoded by the coding sequence ATGAAGTATATCGAAATTCCAGCTCTGAGCAGACTGGCTCAGTCTCTATCTCATGAAGGCCCAGAATGCTCAGTAAACGTACGAATGGAAGCGTACTCTTGCAAGAACATCAAACGCGacaagaagctattcaagTCCCTCGAGGAAGCCTATTCCAATGACCATCACACCTCCGATTCACCCCCGCTTGCAGCGACCCTACTCGAGCCTGAAATGACCCCCTTTGGTCCTTTCGACAATCATTCATCTCGGAAAACACTCTACCTTCTTATTTCCACTCTCAACATCGCATTTCCTGACCACGAGTTCTCTGACGTCCGTCCCGCCCAATTCAATCGCGAAGAGAGCGGAGCTTCAGTCCTGAACTCTCTCAGTACAACTTTAGTCGCTCCTCACAGAGCTGGCATCAATGCACCCAGGACCTATGGCAGTTACCCCAGTAACTCCCCAGACTTATTCCCATCGTCCTCGACCTCTGGTGGAGGCATGACATCCATGTCTCCTTTGTCACTCAGCAGCATGTCAACCATGCCAAGAAGCCCCTTCAGTCCTCCTCCCATCGTGGCCGGCACGCACCCCAATGTGTACAGGCTCGTGGACGACGTCATAGGTTTGGAAGAATGTGAAGTTTACTCATACACGCCTGAAATTGAAAGTGACCCCCATGCTGTCGGTGATTTCGACtcggacgatgaagaagagttgcgagatgacgatgatgaggacgagtACGGGGGAATCAGAATCTCAACCAACAAGAACGGCCGGTGGGACGAGGATGCCACATTCGAGTTTGACGACTATGATATAGACGAGAGTCCCAAGGGTTCCAACCTGAATTATCTATACTCGTCCCGTCGTCCTCCAGCTCGAAAGCACGCTCACATACATCCAGAGAACAGCGCCAGTAGTAGCACTACCAACTCACCCGATGTACCAAATAACCCTGCAATTCCATCTAGCATACGACCCTATCGTTCGATATCGGCGCCCcagagtggttctaaggGAAATCAATTACCCCCTCGTGACAACAGCATGGCAAATGCTTTTACTACGCCTGTCACCATGAAATACCAATCGAGACGACGGTCGAGTCGCGGCGCCTTGTTATGGTCTTCGcattggttctttctcaacaGGAAGCAGAAGCGAATTTTGTTTGTTTCCGTGTGGGCGAGGTCGAGAGGTGTTGGCAGAACGTCGTGGGATGAAGGAGAGGAGGAATTGGAGGAAGGTTATCCCTCGCATGGATTCAGTGGAGATGATGATAATTTCGCCGATTTCGACGAGGACTACTCGGTCTTAATTGTGGATGAGCCTACCGTGAATACTGTGAAGAGagaagatattgaagtcgATGGAAGTAGTGGTATCGGAAACTTCGAAAAAGAGAGGTTCGTTGGATGGGAGGggggtgctggtgctggtgcaaGGGTTATCGGACTGGTTCAAGGATGA
- the UBC35 gene encoding Ubiquitin-conjugating enzyme E2 35 has product MVKDGSADRVAFLTISIFHNPSMMSLPKRIIKETERLVADPAPGISASPHDDNLRYFDVTIVGPDGSPFEGGNFKLELFLPEEYPMAPPKVRFLTKIYHPNIDKLGRICLDILKDKWSPALQIRTVLLSIQALLSAPNPDDPLATDVAKHYKENEKDAQRVSREWTQKYAAE; this is encoded by the exons ATGGTCAAGGACGGTTCCGCTGACAGGGTTGCGTTCCTCACAATCTCTATATTTCACAATCCCAGTATGATGTCTTTGCCCAAG CGTATAATTAAG GAAACTGAACGTCTCGTAGCCGATCCAGCCCCAGGAATCTCTGCTAGTCCTCACGATGATAATCTTCGATACTTTGACGTTACCATTGTTGGCCCAGACGGTAGCCCGTTTGAAG GTGGCAATTTCAAACTAGAGTTATTCCTGCCAGAAGAATACCCCATGGCGCCCCCGAAAGTTAGATTCCTGACCAAGATCTATCATCCTAATATCG ATAAGCTCGGAAGGATCTGTTTAGACATTCTCAAAG ACAAATGGTCGCCGGCTCTTCAAATCCGTACTGTCCTGCTCTCAATTCAGGCACTCTTGAGTGCTCCCAATCCTGATGATCCCCTTGCAACCGATGTCGCGAAGCATTACAAGGAAAACGAGAAGGACGCGCAACGTGTGAGCCGGGAGTGGACACAGAAATATGCAGCGGAGTGA
- a CDS encoding uncharacterized protein (MEROPS:MER0017242) translates to MSGSGSSGSGFLPSLETFAKGSLATVGTLATVGAGLIYYGQNYLIYPSAFMNVGPDNGVVDTPRDYGLVGEELELRTTDGTLIRAYLLRQRKELPKPIRFAQLPISPLNYDDLETDDDIMKRRPTIIMFHGNGGNFGHRIPLGMMFQMYMRCNVLMVSYRGYGGSEGSPSEKGLQIDAQTALDFVSSDSRLSETPIILYGQSIGGAVSIDLVSRNPDKITALILENTFTSLPALVPHVLPLLGAFTFLCHQKWDSASKIHLIPPQIPILLLSGRRDQIVPQEHMRMLRELILRRGAKGEERNPEEKSRWEEFEHGSHNDTTAQRGYWNYIEEFLDGLRDKSDVIRGTSLPHRGRV, encoded by the exons ATGTCCGGTTCTGGCTCAAGTGGTAGCGGTTTTCTACCTTCTCTAGAAACCTTTGCCAAA GGGTCCCTCGCAACAGTTGGAACTCTCGCCACCGTTG GCGCGGGTCTAATATACTATGGCCAGAACTATTTAATATACCCTTCTGCCTTTATGAATGTTGGTCCTGACAATGGCG TTGTGGATACGCCCAGGGACTATGGACTTGTCGGTGAAGAACTAGAATTACGGACTACGGATGGTACCCTTATACGCGCGTACCTCTTGAGGCAACGAAAAGAACTTCCCAAACCCATACGGTTCGCTCAACTTCCAATATCTCCTCTCAATTATGATGATTTGGAGACGGACGATGAC ATTATGAAACGTCGACCGACTATCATCATGTTCCATGGAAATGGAGGAAACTTTGGGCATCGTATACCTCTAGGTATGATGTTCCAAATGTACATGCGCTGTAATGTGTTGATGGTGTCATACAGAGG ATACGGTGGCTCTGAAGGATCTCCATCCGAGAAAGGACTGCAGATCGACGCACAGACAGCGCTAGATTTTGTCAGTTCCGACAGCAGACTCTCCGAGACGCCAATC ATTCTATATGGTCAATCCATAGGTGGTGCTGTATCCATAGACCTTGTAAGTCGCAATCCGGACAAG ATCACTGCACTGATTTTGGAAAACACATTCACTTCCCTTCCCGCACTGGTCCCTCATGTACTTCCGTTACTAGGTGCCTTCACGTTCTTGTGTCATCAAAAATGGGATTCGGCGTCCAAGATACACCTCATACCCCCCCAAATCCCCATCTTGTTATTGAGTGGTAGAAGAGACCAGATCGTGCCGCAGGAACATATGAGAATGCTTAGGGAACTGATATTGCGGCGCGGTGCTAAGGGAGAAGAGAGGAATCCAGAGGAAAAGTCGAGGTGGGAGGAATTTGAGCATGGAAGCCATA ACGATACCACGGCCCAGAGAGGTTATTGGAATTATATTGAGGAGTTTTTGGACGGCCTTCGCGACAAATCAGATGTGATAAGAGGGACCAGTTTACCACACCGAGGCAGGGTATGA